A window of the Thiomicrospira microaerophila genome harbors these coding sequences:
- a CDS encoding tyrosine-type recombinase/integrase, producing the protein MLTDAKIKRLRFQEGQNNKHADSNGLYLEVRKTGAKFFRYRFRFNKKEQTLTFGEYPAVTLANARLLRDDARVQVLQGLNPIEEKRQAVQAIQQQQLIAKNRKTFEQVASLWLDQMYKSKSYDYVRDISQRLDKHLLPKIGALYVDEITTRQLIQALKQIEQTGRLETLRRMQQYANKIFLHAIGFGYCDNNPVGNIARDLFDKPIKSNYAHTTDRKTLAQVLRALESYQGDISTLKALTMQPYVFLRSRELAGLRWDEIDLDQKAIEISAERMKKKRPHLVPITPQVLEVIEYMRPISGDCDYVFPSGRTKQRPLNEQSLNAAMHRLGLKDLQTFHGFRHTASTLLNEMGFASDYIEKQLAHEQGGVRSVYNKAEYWQPRFDMMTQWGNFLDSLKRGENVIPLHAIKQG; encoded by the coding sequence ATGCTTACGGATGCAAAAATTAAACGGTTGCGCTTTCAAGAGGGGCAAAATAATAAACACGCTGACAGTAACGGGCTTTATTTGGAAGTGCGTAAAACAGGGGCTAAATTTTTTCGTTACCGATTCCGCTTCAATAAAAAAGAGCAAACGCTTACCTTTGGCGAATATCCAGCGGTGACATTAGCCAACGCCCGTTTGCTTCGAGATGATGCAAGGGTGCAGGTGTTACAAGGCTTAAACCCGATTGAAGAAAAGCGCCAAGCGGTGCAAGCGATTCAACAGCAACAACTTATTGCCAAAAACCGCAAAACCTTTGAACAGGTTGCCAGCCTTTGGTTAGATCAGATGTATAAAAGCAAGTCTTACGATTATGTTAGAGATATTAGCCAACGGCTTGATAAACACCTGCTACCTAAAATAGGGGCGTTATATGTTGATGAGATCACAACCCGCCAACTTATCCAAGCGCTCAAACAGATTGAACAAACTGGCAGGCTTGAAACTTTGCGCCGTATGCAGCAATACGCCAATAAAATATTTCTGCATGCTATCGGCTTTGGTTATTGCGACAATAACCCCGTTGGCAATATAGCCCGTGATCTATTCGACAAACCGATTAAAAGCAATTACGCCCACACCACCGACCGCAAAACCCTAGCGCAAGTTTTGCGCGCCCTAGAAAGCTATCAAGGCGACATTTCAACGCTTAAAGCCTTAACTATGCAACCCTATGTGTTTTTAAGGTCTAGGGAATTGGCAGGCTTGCGCTGGGATGAAATAGACCTAGACCAAAAGGCAATTGAGATCAGCGCCGAGCGCATGAAAAAGAAACGCCCCCACCTTGTACCGATTACCCCGCAAGTTTTGGAAGTTATCGAATATATGCGCCCGATCAGCGGGGATTGTGATTATGTATTCCCTAGCGGTAGAACCAAACAGCGCCCCCTTAATGAACAGAGCCTAAACGCGGCCATGCACCGGCTAGGCCTTAAAGACCTGCAAACCTTTCACGGCTTTAGGCATACCGCTAGCACCTTGTTAAATGAAATGGGCTTTGCCAGTGACTACATAGAAAAACAGCTTGCGCATGAACAAGGCGGGGTTCGATCTGTTTACAACAAGGCCGAATACTGGCAACCACGTTTTGACATGATGACCCAATGGGGCAACTTTTTAGACAGTCTAAAACGGGGTGAAAATGTCATTCCGTTACACGCTATAAAACAGGGTTAA
- a CDS encoding helix-turn-helix transcriptional regulator — MSNYTESTMNNTVRPIFSPEPEQGLHASTIESRPRLLKVKEVASWTKLSVSHIYTLSRQDLFPKPRKLTANSSVWLESDIVEWMNDRLGLNG, encoded by the coding sequence ATGAGCAATTACACAGAAAGCACAATGAACAACACAGTTAGACCGATTTTTTCGCCGGAGCCGGAACAGGGTTTGCACGCGTCCACAATTGAGAGCCGCCCCCGCTTACTCAAGGTCAAAGAGGTTGCTAGCTGGACTAAATTAAGCGTGTCGCATATTTACACACTTTCACGCCAAGACCTTTTCCCTAAGCCGAGAAAATTAACCGCTAATTCATCCGTATGGCTTGAGTCTGACATCGTGGAATGGATGAATGACCGCCTTGGTTTAAATGGTTAA
- a CDS encoding PriCT-2 domain-containing protein, which yields MSNSFTDHPPLDISGLMALLNHVHPDSPRDEWVEVLMAAKSEFGDNAKEVMREWSATAPSFKPGAFNATWKSIRPSGGITIKTLVKKAMDNGYKFAPLSREEEKRLKAERKRLADLRANADRLEAEKRQANYNQAKEKAQAIWEKLTVCSPNRANSLAGTHLHPYYAKKQMIEEAKRFGVAPISGNALVIPVYKFNQQGKKEIVSLQFIDPEGGKRFLKGGEMKGGFVALPGSWGYVLELVICEGYATGLTLAAHYAPLSNIVCAFNANNLKPVADAWKRQYPRARMLIAADNDRETEQRTGKNIGLEKATAAALAVGGAVFIPEFAEHEQGTDWNDRYILDLSKQNNDEVTEWR from the coding sequence ATGTCTAACAGCTTCACAGATCACCCGCCTTTAGATATTAGCGGCCTAATGGCATTACTTAACCATGTTCACCCGGACAGCCCGCGCGATGAATGGGTTGAAGTGTTAATGGCGGCTAAATCAGAGTTTGGCGATAACGCCAAAGAGGTCATGCGAGAGTGGAGCGCCACCGCCCCCAGTTTTAAACCGGGGGCGTTTAATGCGACATGGAAAAGCATTAGACCCAGCGGGGGAATAACAATTAAAACATTGGTTAAAAAGGCGATGGATAACGGCTATAAGTTTGCACCTTTGAGCCGAGAAGAAGAAAAGCGCCTAAAGGCCGAGCGCAAAAGGTTGGCGGATTTGCGAGCGAATGCCGATAGGCTTGAAGCAGAAAAACGACAGGCAAACTATAACCAAGCCAAAGAGAAAGCGCAAGCGATTTGGGAAAAATTAACAGTTTGCAGCCCAAACCGAGCCAACTCATTAGCTGGTACACACTTGCACCCCTATTACGCAAAAAAACAAATGATTGAAGAAGCTAAACGCTTTGGCGTTGCCCCGATCAGCGGCAATGCGCTAGTTATTCCGGTTTATAAATTCAATCAACAAGGTAAAAAAGAAATAGTGAGTTTGCAGTTTATTGACCCAGAGGGCGGTAAACGGTTTTTAAAAGGCGGGGAAATGAAAGGCGGGTTTGTGGCGTTGCCTGGGAGTTGGGGCTATGTGTTGGAGTTGGTTATTTGTGAGGGATACGCTACAGGCTTAACCCTAGCAGCGCATTACGCCCCATTATCCAATATTGTATGTGCGTTTAACGCCAACAATTTAAAGCCGGTTGCGGATGCGTGGAAGCGCCAATATCCAAGGGCGCGCATGTTAATAGCGGCGGATAACGACAGAGAAACCGAACAGCGAACAGGTAAAAATATAGGGCTTGAAAAAGCAACAGCGGCCGCGCTTGCGGTGGGCGGGGCGGTGTTTATCCCTGAATTTGCAGAGCATGAACAAGGCACGGACTGGAACGACCGCTACATTTTAGATTTGAGCAAGCAGAATAATGACGAGGTGACAGAATGGCGGTAA
- a CDS encoding DUF927 domain-containing protein encodes MLRHKLGHKELSAPALPHGFHFDNDGNLIYKDPAADEPTPIRVCSKLEVTAITCDENYMNYGRALEFKDPLGKLKKWVMPMNMLAGRGDALHGILLDMGLKGLTSSKAKTLLANYLHDCQGSKVATCVFKTGWFDDAYVLPGETIGDNPDKPIMFQTENPLLVNFEQKGMLEAWQRDVASFAVNNSRICFAISTAFTAPLLSLFGIEGGGFHLRGESSKGKTIALYAAGSVWGSHKRKRMWRATSNGLEFTAFSHNDSLLCLDEMGEMSPKEIGATVYMLANGQAKQRANDIRLKEWRLLFLSTGELDLKSAMAAAGDTTKAGQEVRMLDIEAVCGEYGVFDTLLPGFESSKEQAEALHHNTSLNYGVAGVEFIKRFIAQRERASLLFRTMREHFTQSLTPPNANSQVSRAINRFAIVAAGGEVATELNITGWKPGEAYERVRDCFYNWLNNLESANQSREEVQAISNVRGFIERYGSGRFESLNRVEDDHAPKTIDRAGWVGTTPAGSEVFYFFAPEYFKKEVCNGLDYRLVLKTLKNHGYLLTESGGKTERLQYRGLNIGGGQKMNVYAVNSKILGHGGEH; translated from the coding sequence ATGCTAAGGCACAAGCTAGGCCATAAGGAATTAAGCGCCCCCGCCTTGCCCCACGGCTTTCATTTTGATAATGACGGCAATCTAATCTACAAAGACCCGGCAGCCGATGAACCAACACCCATAAGAGTTTGTTCAAAACTTGAAGTTACCGCGATCACTTGCGATGAAAATTATATGAACTATGGCCGGGCGTTGGAGTTTAAAGACCCGTTAGGCAAGCTTAAAAAATGGGTTATGCCAATGAACATGTTGGCAGGCCGTGGCGATGCGTTGCACGGTATTTTATTGGATATGGGGCTAAAAGGCTTAACGAGTAGCAAGGCCAAAACCCTATTGGCTAATTATCTGCATGATTGCCAAGGTTCAAAAGTTGCCACCTGCGTTTTTAAAACGGGTTGGTTTGATGATGCCTATGTGTTGCCGGGTGAAACCATTGGCGACAACCCCGACAAGCCGATCATGTTTCAGACTGAAAACCCGCTATTGGTAAACTTTGAACAAAAGGGCATGCTAGAAGCTTGGCAACGCGATGTTGCCAGCTTTGCGGTGAATAACAGCCGTATTTGCTTTGCGATCAGCACCGCCTTTACAGCGCCCCTGCTTAGTTTGTTTGGTATCGAGGGGGGCGGTTTTCATTTAAGGGGTGAATCATCAAAAGGTAAAACGATTGCATTGTATGCGGCGGGGAGCGTTTGGGGTAGTCATAAGCGTAAACGCATGTGGCGCGCCACGTCAAACGGTTTAGAGTTTACCGCGTTTAGTCACAATGATTCATTGTTATGCCTTGATGAAATGGGGGAAATGAGTCCAAAGGAAATAGGCGCAACGGTTTACATGCTGGCGAATGGTCAGGCCAAACAGCGGGCTAATGATATTCGGTTAAAAGAATGGCGGTTGTTGTTCCTATCAACCGGTGAATTGGATTTAAAATCCGCTATGGCGGCGGCTGGGGATACCACCAAGGCAGGCCAAGAGGTGCGTATGCTGGATATTGAAGCCGTTTGCGGTGAATATGGGGTGTTTGATACCTTGTTACCCGGCTTTGAAAGTAGTAAAGAGCAAGCCGAGGCCTTGCACCATAATACCAGCCTTAATTATGGCGTGGCGGGGGTGGAGTTTATCAAGCGCTTTATTGCACAGCGTGAACGCGCTAGCTTGCTGTTTAGAACCATGCGTGAACACTTTACACAAAGCTTAACGCCCCCGAATGCCAACAGCCAAGTTTCACGCGCTATTAATCGCTTTGCGATTGTCGCGGCGGGGGGTGAAGTAGCCACCGAACTAAATATAACCGGCTGGAAGCCGGGGGAAGCCTATGAGCGGGTAAGGGATTGTTTTTATAACTGGCTTAACAACCTAGAAAGCGCCAACCAGTCACGCGAGGAGGTGCAAGCGATCAGCAATGTAAGGGGCTTTATTGAACGTTATGGCAGCGGGCGTTTTGAAAGCCTTAACCGTGTTGAAGATGACCACGCCCCGAAAACAATAGACCGAGCGGGTTGGGTAGGTACAACCCCAGCGGGTTCAGAGGTGTTTTATTTTTTCGCACCGGAATATTTTAAAAAAGAGGTGTGTAACGGGCTGGATTATCGGCTAGTGTTGAAAACGCTTAAAAACCACGGCTACCTATTAACAGAATCCGGCGGTAAAACCGAGCGATTGCAGTATCGTGGCTTGAACATTGGGGGCGGGCAAAAAATGAACGTGTACGCCGTCAATTCTAAAATATTGGGGCATGGGGGTGAACACTAA
- a CDS encoding CCDC90 family protein, which yields MSLLTFDTLQYAKALEAKGFTTEQAEALAEQNKIVFNEFAENQLATKADLFKAKEEIKADTQAIRTEQTHIKQDMAQINADLRVLKWGIGLVVGIAVTVAIKYLFGL from the coding sequence ATGTCACTGCTTACATTTGATACGCTCCAATATGCCAAAGCCCTTGAAGCCAAAGGCTTCACCACGGAGCAAGCCGAGGCCTTGGCCGAACAAAACAAGATTGTTTTTAATGAATTTGCTGAAAATCAGCTGGCAACCAAGGCAGATTTATTCAAAGCCAAAGAAGAAATTAAAGCCGATACGCAGGCCATAAGAACCGAACAAACGCACATTAAGCAAGACATGGCGCAAATAAACGCGGATTTACGGGTTTTAAAATGGGGGATTGGCTTGGTGGTTGGTATTGCGGTTACTGTGGCGATTAAATACCTCTTTGGCCTTTAA
- a CDS encoding recombinase family protein produces the protein MANIAYIRVSSENQNTERQTFEGYTLDKTFEEKASARDTQRPQLKACIEFVREGDTLLVYSIDRLARSLQDLNSLIATLTAKGVAVRFIKENLEFKQDKANHVNELMLNILGSIAQFERALIKERQAEGIANAKAKGVYKGRKPALTQNQVLEIQEKIKMGVTMAKLSADYKISRHTVYKIRDGEYILDQIATA, from the coding sequence ATGGCAAACATCGCATACATTCGCGTTTCAAGTGAAAACCAAAACACCGAACGCCAAACCTTTGAGGGTTACACCCTTGATAAAACATTTGAAGAAAAGGCAAGTGCAAGGGATACACAACGCCCCCAGCTTAAAGCCTGTATTGAATTTGTCCGTGAGGGTGATACCTTGCTGGTTTATAGCATTGATCGCCTGGCAAGAAGCCTACAGGACTTAAACAGCCTGATCGCCACGCTAACGGCTAAAGGCGTGGCCGTTCGGTTCATCAAAGAAAACCTAGAGTTTAAGCAAGACAAAGCAAACCATGTAAATGAGTTAATGCTCAATATATTGGGTTCTATAGCCCAATTTGAACGCGCCCTAATCAAGGAGCGCCAAGCGGAGGGCATCGCCAACGCCAAAGCCAAGGGCGTGTATAAGGGTAGAAAGCCAGCCCTAACCCAAAACCAAGTTTTAGAAATACAGGAAAAAATAAAAATGGGTGTCACTATGGCTAAACTATCAGCGGATTACAAAATAAGCCGCCACACCGTTTATAAAATCCGGGATGGTGAATATATCCTTGACCAGATCGCAACGGCTTAA
- the ung gene encoding uracil-DNA glycosylase codes for MSEVKLEASWLKQLEALFIAEPMQKLKAFLLAEKQAGKTILPNANLWFNALNTTPFEQVKVVILGQDPYPTPGHAHGLSFSVLPDVRPLPKSLQNINKELLDDMGIDNRHSGHLLPWAQQGVLLLNSVLTVEANKANSHQNQGWESFTDQIIKKLNDQRENLVFILWGGYAQKKGALINRQKHLVITSPHPSPLSAYRGFFGSQPFSKTNQYLTEHKIIPIDWQLPIN; via the coding sequence ATGTCTGAGGTAAAACTTGAAGCAAGCTGGTTAAAACAACTTGAAGCACTCTTTATAGCCGAACCAATGCAAAAACTAAAGGCATTCCTGCTTGCAGAGAAACAAGCAGGAAAAACTATCCTACCCAATGCAAATCTTTGGTTTAATGCACTTAATACCACCCCATTTGAGCAGGTCAAGGTCGTCATCCTTGGCCAAGACCCCTACCCGACACCCGGTCATGCGCATGGCTTAAGTTTTTCTGTACTCCCCGATGTTCGCCCGCTTCCAAAATCTTTACAAAATATCAACAAAGAACTTTTAGACGACATGGGAATAGACAACCGCCACAGCGGTCATCTTCTTCCCTGGGCACAACAAGGCGTATTACTGCTCAACTCAGTACTAACAGTAGAAGCAAACAAAGCAAATTCACACCAAAATCAAGGCTGGGAAAGTTTCACCGACCAGATTATTAAAAAACTCAATGATCAACGAGAAAACTTAGTTTTTATACTCTGGGGAGGATACGCGCAAAAAAAAGGAGCATTAATTAATCGTCAAAAGCATTTGGTTATTACCAGCCCACACCCTTCGCCACTATCAGCTTATCGGGGTTTTTTTGGCAGCCAGCCCTTCTCAAAGACAAACCAATACCTAACAGAACATAAAATAATACCGATAGACTGGCAACTGCCGATAAACTAA
- the pdxH gene encoding pyridoxamine 5'-phosphate oxidase: protein MPNRDYHAHRQSYEMGALSDEFLQHNPLILFQQWMDDAFEKKVDEPTAMTLSTVDQLNRPHSRIVLLKAFNEQGFVFYTHYASDKGVQVGLNPSGALTFFWPQLERQVRVEGLIDKMTSEASDSYFQSRPKDSQLGAYISQQSQTVASREELEQRMEQAKNQFKDKPVPRPDHWGGYYLKPDYIEFWQGRPNRLHDRLSFSKQPNQAWLSRRLCP, encoded by the coding sequence ATGCCAAACCGTGACTACCATGCGCATCGCCAAAGTTATGAAATGGGCGCTCTAAGTGATGAATTTCTACAACATAATCCACTTATCCTATTCCAACAGTGGATGGATGATGCTTTTGAAAAAAAAGTAGATGAACCTACCGCCATGACGCTTTCAACTGTAGATCAATTAAACAGACCCCATTCGCGAATTGTGTTATTAAAAGCGTTCAATGAACAAGGCTTTGTTTTTTATACCCATTATGCCAGCGATAAAGGAGTACAAGTTGGACTTAATCCAAGCGGGGCGCTAACCTTCTTTTGGCCACAACTTGAACGCCAAGTTAGAGTAGAGGGTCTGATTGATAAAATGACTTCTGAAGCGTCAGACAGCTACTTTCAGAGCCGCCCTAAAGATAGCCAGCTTGGCGCCTACATCTCACAACAAAGCCAAACCGTAGCAAGCAGAGAAGAACTTGAACAACGCATGGAGCAGGCCAAGAATCAATTTAAAGACAAGCCTGTTCCACGCCCCGATCACTGGGGGGGATATTACTTAAAACCCGATTACATCGAGTTCTGGCAAGGTCGCCCTAATCGGCTTCATGACCGCTTAAGTTTTAGCAAGCAACCCAACCAGGCCTGGTTATCCAGACGCCTTTGCCCATAG
- the parE gene encoding DNA topoisomerase IV subunit B encodes MSQTYNSSEIEVLTGLDPVRKRPGMYTDTTRPNHLAQEVIDNSVDEAIAGYASEITVTHYVDGSISVEDNGRGMPVDIHPEEGVPGVEVIMTRLHAGGKFSNKAYQFSGGLHGVGISVVNALSKRVEIQIKREGHIHKIAFAQGGVIEPLEVVGKVGKKNTGTWLRFWPDSRFFDTPKYALSRLKHLLRAKAVLCSGLTINFSDEVSGESLSWFYEDGLRDYLNQALEGVEYLPSDGFVGSLTSENESVDWSLAWLTEAAEAPNESYVNLIPTPQGGTHVNGLRQGATDAVREFCEFRNLIPRGVKLSPDDVWQNVAFVLSAKVREPQFAGQTKERLSSRECVPFISGAVKDSLSLWLNQHTEVAEKIAELAINNAQVRNKKSRQVARKKITTGPALPGKLADCTETDLGLTELFLVEGDSAGGSAKQARDKRFQAIMPLRGKILNTWEVDAGQILASQEVHDISVAIGVDPASDDLSGLRYGKICILADADSDGAHIATLICALFVRHFPKLVENGHVYVAMPPLYRIDVGKQVFYALDEDERRGVLDRIQAEKISGKVQVTRFKGLGEMNPLQLRETTMLPQTRRLVQLMLESETSLPIMDMMLAKKRAADRKAWLEQKGDLAEVV; translated from the coding sequence GTGAGTCAAACATATAATTCGTCTGAGATTGAAGTTTTAACGGGATTAGATCCGGTAAGAAAACGCCCGGGGATGTATACCGACACTACGCGCCCAAATCATTTAGCGCAAGAGGTAATTGATAACAGTGTTGATGAGGCGATTGCGGGCTATGCTAGTGAAATAACCGTGACGCATTATGTTGATGGTTCTATTAGTGTCGAAGACAATGGACGGGGTATGCCGGTTGATATCCATCCTGAAGAGGGAGTGCCAGGTGTTGAAGTAATTATGACTCGTTTGCATGCTGGCGGTAAGTTTTCCAACAAGGCTTATCAATTCTCAGGCGGTTTGCATGGTGTCGGCATTTCAGTCGTTAATGCTTTGTCTAAAAGGGTCGAGATTCAAATTAAACGTGAAGGACATATTCATAAAATAGCTTTTGCGCAGGGTGGGGTGATTGAACCGCTTGAGGTGGTCGGCAAGGTGGGTAAGAAGAATACCGGCACTTGGTTAAGGTTTTGGCCTGACAGCCGCTTTTTTGATACCCCTAAATACGCACTCTCTCGCCTGAAGCATTTATTACGTGCCAAAGCAGTATTATGTTCGGGTTTAACAATTAATTTCAGTGATGAGGTTTCAGGTGAATCATTAAGCTGGTTTTATGAAGATGGGTTACGGGATTATTTAAACCAAGCGCTAGAGGGGGTGGAATATTTGCCATCGGATGGTTTTGTTGGCAGTCTAACGTCTGAAAATGAATCGGTGGACTGGTCATTGGCCTGGTTGACTGAAGCGGCTGAAGCGCCTAATGAAAGTTATGTTAACTTAATTCCAACTCCACAGGGGGGAACCCATGTCAATGGTTTGCGTCAAGGTGCTACTGATGCAGTACGTGAGTTTTGTGAGTTTCGTAATCTGATCCCGCGTGGTGTCAAACTTTCACCGGATGATGTTTGGCAAAACGTTGCTTTTGTATTGTCTGCTAAAGTGCGTGAACCGCAGTTTGCTGGTCAAACTAAAGAACGCTTATCATCACGAGAATGTGTTCCATTTATTTCAGGTGCGGTAAAAGATAGTTTGAGTTTATGGCTTAACCAGCACACTGAAGTGGCCGAAAAAATTGCTGAGTTAGCCATTAACAATGCACAGGTACGTAATAAAAAATCGCGCCAAGTAGCGCGAAAAAAGATAACGACTGGCCCCGCTTTGCCAGGTAAACTAGCGGATTGTACTGAAACGGATTTAGGGCTAACCGAATTGTTTTTGGTTGAGGGTGATTCAGCTGGCGGCTCTGCAAAACAGGCACGCGATAAACGTTTTCAGGCAATTATGCCGTTAAGAGGCAAGATACTTAACACTTGGGAAGTGGATGCAGGGCAAATTTTAGCGTCTCAAGAAGTGCATGATATCAGTGTTGCAATAGGGGTCGATCCCGCTTCGGATGACCTATCAGGTTTGCGCTATGGAAAGATTTGTATCCTTGCTGATGCTGACTCTGACGGAGCTCATATTGCAACCTTGATTTGTGCTTTGTTTGTCAGACACTTTCCAAAGCTAGTTGAAAATGGTCATGTTTATGTTGCGATGCCCCCGCTTTATCGTATTGATGTGGGTAAACAGGTGTTTTATGCATTAGATGAGGATGAGCGGCGGGGCGTTTTGGATCGAATTCAGGCTGAAAAAATATCGGGTAAAGTTCAGGTTACTCGATTTAAGGGGTTGGGTGAGATGAATCCACTTCAGTTGCGAGAAACCACGATGCTGCCTCAAACGCGGCGATTAGTGCAATTAATGTTGGAAAGCGAAACCAGTTTGCCTATCATGGATATGATGTTGGCAAAAAAGCGAGCTGCTGACCGTAAAGCCTGGTTGGAACAAAAAGGCGATTTAGCCGAGGTGGTCTAG
- a CDS encoding tetratricopeptide repeat protein, protein MKNIQKLLLLALLLGLVGCSHLSKPSALSGEKKSNYQQVKLEPALMFELLLGEMLAERGDAFSAYNLLFPIAQRTQDVRLAERSFQLAMSAGFAEGIEQSALLWRSLDPMQASAWRAGYLMALRHGNLDAALDLWQSYRKVSDVDLEDELKNASAQVVQTADQETAIAFFKALMQLYPNEWSAGFGLAYVANHHQQPLLAVETLEQVAERLEVPLEVYFALANLYVEQDLTSRGLAFLADFIRENPEQWMMQERYARLEVKAEAYQSAKLRYQKIVESNPRAFTSLLSLALLQLELNEYQAAEKGFNTLLNVDGYRDVSYYYLGVISQNNQEFKQALHYLKQVAQPNYYLDANLLIAQILVKIEGLQQGLDHLQALKPLTREEQVRVLRAQGIFYSQFSLWQSALDYYQQALALAPDELSINFSMAMVLYELKKFDEYERLVKELVQRYPNEPDVLNAMGYFYVERNIRLDEAEELLDRALAIDPNRYHILDSRGWLAYQRGDYDQAEHYLQRAWSLQKDDEVLIHLVKTKWAQGKQEKAKTLWNKYAPLFPDNNVLQRLINDLVNN, encoded by the coding sequence GTGAAAAATATTCAGAAATTGTTACTGTTAGCTTTGCTGTTGGGTTTGGTAGGCTGTTCGCACTTATCTAAACCATCTGCGCTTTCAGGGGAAAAGAAAAGCAATTATCAGCAAGTTAAGCTTGAGCCTGCTTTAATGTTCGAGTTGTTGTTAGGCGAAATGCTTGCTGAGCGTGGTGATGCATTCAGTGCCTATAATCTTCTATTTCCTATCGCACAGCGAACGCAGGATGTTCGTTTAGCTGAAAGAAGCTTTCAGTTAGCTATGTCAGCAGGGTTTGCTGAAGGCATCGAACAAAGTGCATTGCTCTGGCGCTCGCTTGATCCCATGCAAGCCTCAGCTTGGCGTGCTGGTTATTTGATGGCTTTACGACATGGTAATCTTGATGCTGCACTTGATCTGTGGCAATCCTACAGAAAAGTCTCAGATGTTGATTTGGAGGATGAACTTAAAAATGCTTCGGCACAAGTTGTTCAAACCGCGGATCAAGAAACAGCGATAGCCTTTTTTAAAGCTTTAATGCAGCTTTATCCGAATGAATGGTCGGCGGGTTTTGGCTTGGCTTACGTCGCAAATCATCATCAACAGCCTTTGTTAGCAGTTGAGACTTTAGAACAGGTTGCTGAGCGGCTTGAAGTGCCGCTTGAAGTTTATTTTGCACTAGCCAATCTTTATGTTGAACAAGATTTAACTTCAAGGGGGCTGGCTTTTTTGGCTGATTTTATTCGTGAAAACCCAGAGCAGTGGATGATGCAGGAGCGTTATGCAAGGCTTGAAGTAAAAGCAGAGGCTTATCAAAGCGCAAAATTACGTTACCAAAAAATTGTTGAATCTAACCCTCGCGCTTTCACTTCTTTGCTGTCCTTGGCGCTGTTACAGCTAGAGTTGAATGAATATCAAGCGGCTGAAAAAGGGTTTAATACCCTATTAAATGTCGATGGTTATCGTGATGTGAGTTATTACTATCTGGGTGTGATTTCACAAAATAATCAGGAGTTTAAACAGGCTCTCCATTACCTAAAGCAGGTTGCGCAACCAAACTACTATCTTGATGCTAATCTATTAATCGCACAAATTTTGGTTAAAATCGAAGGTTTGCAGCAGGGTTTAGATCATTTGCAAGCTCTTAAGCCTTTAACTCGAGAAGAGCAGGTAAGGGTTTTGCGAGCTCAAGGAATTTTTTACAGTCAATTTAGTTTATGGCAGTCGGCATTAGATTACTATCAGCAAGCACTCGCGTTGGCACCGGATGAATTGTCGATTAACTTTTCAATGGCAATGGTTTTGTATGAGTTAAAAAAGTTTGACGAGTATGAGCGCTTAGTGAAGGAGTTAGTGCAACGTTATCCGAATGAACCGGATGTGCTCAATGCCATGGGCTATTTTTATGTTGAAAGGAATATCCGACTTGATGAAGCCGAAGAGTTGTTGGATCGTGCCTTAGCTATTGATCCAAATCGTTATCACATTTTAGACAGCCGAGGTTGGTTAGCCTATCAGCGTGGGGATTATGATCAAGCTGAGCATTATTTGCAAAGAGCTTGGTCTTTGCAAAAAGATGACGAAGTACTTATTCATCTTGTCAAAACAAAATGGGCTCAAGGAAAGCAGGAAAAGGCGAAAACCTTGTGGAATAAATATGCGCCACTGTTTCCAGATAATAATGTCTTACAAAGACTAATCAATGACTTAGTGAATAATTAA